Proteins encoded by one window of Rhodamnia argentea isolate NSW1041297 chromosome 6, ASM2092103v1, whole genome shotgun sequence:
- the LOC115734394 gene encoding protein NRT1/ PTR FAMILY 7.1-like, with protein MEVFSFSNGAAKGRDENASNEQAKAPKSIGGWKWASFLLVNQGLATLAFFGACVNLVLFLTRVLGHDNATAANSVSKWTGTVYLCSLIGAFLSDSYWGRYLTCTVFQLIFMLGMTLLSVTSSVYLIKPEGCGNEDMMCMAPSSAGLALFYLSIYLIALGYGGYQPTIATFGADQFDEKNPREIKSKEAFFSYFYFALNAGCLLSNTILVYYEDSGHWTLGFFVSTGSAVIALVLFWIGTHGYRHVKPCGNPLPRIAQVFVAATRKMNVHPTKEGDLYELEGSESAIKGSRKICHSCEFAFLDKAATITEDDLCHPRNPWRLCTVTQVEEAKCVLKMLPVWLCTIMYSVVFTQTASLFVEQGDVMRSKFGKFHVPAASMSAFDICSVLICTGLYRRIMVPLAGRLSSNPQGLTELQRMGVGLIIGMLAMVAAGTTEIQRLKYVEPGQKSSSLSIFWQTPQYVLVGVSEVFMYVGQLEFFNGQAPDGIKSFGSSLCMASISLGNFVSSLLVIMVTAITTRGNEPGWIPQDLNKGHIDRFYFLLAVLTTFDFAIYLLFAKWYKCINLEADNKSALKIGPEEQVVDRV; from the exons ATGGAAGTGTTCAGCTTCAGCAACGGGGCTGCGAAG GGAAGAGATGAAAATGCAAGCAATGAACAAGCAAAAGCTCCTAAGAGTATAGGAGGATGGAAATGGGCAAGCTTTTTGCTAG TGAATCAGGGTCTGGCAACTCTAGCTTTCTTTGGTGCTTGTGTGAACTTGGTTTTATTTTTAACCAGAGTTCTTGGTCACGACAATGCCACCGCTGCCAATAGCGTGAGTAAGTGGACCGGAACTGTTTACTTGTGCTCGCTAATCGGCGCCTTCCTCAGCGATTCCTACTGGGGCCGCTACTTAACATGCACAGTCTTTCAGCTTATATTCATGCTG GGAATGACGCTTTTGTCCGTGACATCTAGTGTCTACTTGATCAAACCCGAGGGCTGTGGCAATGAAGACATGATGTGCATGGCCCCATCTTCAGCTGGTTTGGCCTTATTCTACTTGTCGATATATTTGATAGCCTTAGGATATGGCGGCTACCAACCTACTATCGCCACCTTTGGAGCTGACCAATTTGACGAGAAAAACCCAAGAGAGATCAAATCCAAGGAGGcctttttctcctatttttaCTTTGCGTTAAATGCAGGATGTCTGTTATCCAATACCATTCTGGTCTACTACGAGGATTCTGGCCATTGGACACTTGGATTCTTTGTCTCTACTGGCTCTGCTGTTATAGCTCTAGTATTGTTTTGGATTGGCACACATGGATATCGGCATGTCAAACCTTGTGGAAATCCTTTACCACGCATCGCTCAGGTCTTTGTTGCTGCAACTAGAAAAATGAATGTTCATCCAACCAAAGAGGGGGACCTTTACGAGTTGGAAGGATCAGAATCTGCAATCAAAGGCAGTCGAAAGATTTGTCACAGCTGCGAATTCGC GTTTCTGGACAAGGCAGCGACGATAACAGAGGATGACTTGTGCCATCCGAGGAATCCGTGGAGACTCTGCACTGTAACTCAGGTTGAAGAAGCCAAATGTGTATTGAAGATGTTGCCTGTTTGGTTATGCACTATAATGTACTCTGTTGTGTTCACGCAAACAGCTTCCCTCTTTGTTGAGCAAGGAGATGTCATGCGCTCCAAGTTCGGGAAATTTCATGTTCCTGCAGCCAGCATGTCCGCCTTTGACATTTGTAGTGTCCTTATTTGCACTGGACTCTATCGCCGAATCATGGTGCCATTAGCTGGTAGACTGAGCAGCAACCCCCAAGGCCTAACCGAGCTCCAGAGGATGGGCGTTGGGCTGATAATTGGGATGTTAGCCATGGTCGCAGCTGGTACCACTGAGATCCAAAGGCTTAAATACGTCGAACCAGGACAAAAGAGCAGCTCCCTCAGTATATTTTGGCAGACCCCACAATACGTTCTGGTTGGCGTGTCCGAGGTTTTTATGTATGTTGGTCAGTTGGAGTTCTTCAATGGACAAGCCCCGGACGGCATTAAGAGCTTTGGGAGTTCACTTTGCATGGCTTCAATTTCACTAGGGAATTTCGTCAGCAGCTTGCTGGTTATCATGGTCACAGCAATTACCACTAGAGGTAATGAACCAGGATGGATCCCGCAGGATCTAAATAAGGGCCATATAGACCGGTTCTATTTCCTTCTAGCGGTCCTTACAACTTTCGATTTCGCAATCTATTTGTTATTTGCCAAGTGGTACAAGTGCATTAATCTCGAGGCCGATAACAAGAGCGCTCTAAAGATCGGACCGGAAGAGCAAGTGGTTGATCGAGTGTAG
- the LOC115734149 gene encoding uncharacterized protein LOC115734149 yields MDSEGVRQAAAAMNGSDVVKNKLDLELRLGLPDNDENPPKNQGQQFDPTLLAANDHVDWSHLALHPREDKDKHVPHGGVHVDASGGPLQLEMHDYYANSIKHCASPTGIDHPPNHPPIFPGMIVNNQFVDISHINNMESGMSSSSNGPQKLPIGRRRQGHNDTDNPNKRCANPLCNATSSPMWRRGPLGPKV; encoded by the exons ATGGATTCTGAGGGGGTTCGACAAGCAGCTGCTGCCATGAACGGCTCTGACGTGGTGAAGAACAAGCTGGACCTGGAACTACGGCTGGGATTACCTGATAATGACGAAAATCCACCCAAAAATCAGGGTCAACAATTTGACCCCACTCTTCTGGCTGCTAATGACCATGTCGACTGGAGTCATCTTGCTCTTCACCCCCGG GAGGACAAGGACAAACATGTGCCTCATGGTGGAGTTCATGTTGATGCCAGTGGAGGGCCGCTCCAATTGGAAATGCATGACTATTATGCAAACTCTATAAAGCACTGCGCTTCCCCAACAGGAATTGATCATCCTCCTAATCACCCTCCTATTTTTCCTGGTATGATTGTAAACAACCAATTTGTCGACATATCCCATATAAATAATATGGAATCGGGGATGAGCTCTTCATCCAATGGGCCTCAAAAGTTACCAATTGGACGTCGTCGACAGGGTCACAATGATACCGACAATCCTAATAAGAGGTGTGCCAACCCTCTATGCAACGCCACTTCTTCCCCCATGTGGCGCCGCGGCCCTCTTGGCCCAAAGGTATGA